In Deinococcus aestuarii, the genomic window GGGCCCGCTCCAGGGCGAGCCCCAGACTGCGCACGACCGTCTCCAGCACCGCCCGGTCCGCCGCGCTCCACCTGCGCGCCTCAAACAGGCCCACGCCGAACACCCCGACGGCGGCGCCGTTCACCACCAGCGGCAGCGTCGCCACAGCCTGCACGTGTTGCACCAGTTCCGCGGGCGTGTCCGCGCCCTGCGCGTACGCGTCCTGATACAGGGGCTGCCTGGTGGTGAACGGCGTGAGCAGCGAGGGGGCCTCGCGGGGCAACCCCGCGTCCACCGCCGCCTGCAACTCGGCCGAGCCGTGCGAGTCCACCTGGGACCGCACCCGCCACAGGTCGTGCTCCAGTTCGTAGTACACGGCGAAGCCCGGCGGCAGCAGGGAGCGCACGATCTCCTGCGCCCGCTGGATCAGCGCCCCCGGTTCACCGTGCAGCGTCAGGTCGCGGCTGAGGTCGGCGAAGCCCTCCAGGGCCTGGGTGCGCGCGTCGAGTTCCGCGTTCTGGACCTGCAACTGCCGGGCCCCCTCCGCCCGCTCGAAGGCCAGCGCCAGTCTGCGCCCTACCGACCGGAAGACGGTGCGCTCCCGTTCCGTCCACCCGCGGGCCTCCGAGGTCCCCATTGTCAGGAGACCATGAGGCTGCCCGTCCTCGAAGTAGGGATACAACGCCGCCGCCCCGTAGACCTCGGTGTGCTCGGCGCCCTGGGGGTCCCAGCCGTCCACGAACACCACGTCACGCTCCGTAAAGGGGCGGGCGAAGGCGGGCAGGTCAGCAGGAAAGCCCTGTTTCGACTGCGCCATGACCTCGGGGGGCGTGTTCTCGGAAAAGGTTCGGCCCTTCCAACACCCGTCCTCCAGCTCGGAGTACCCCACCTCGACACCCAGGGTGGCGCGCAGCACGTCCTTGGCCTCTTGGGCGAGGGTGAGGGCGTCCGTGATGTGGGTGGACCCCTCGGTGAAGCGGGCGAACGCTGCCAGGGCCTCGCGCTCCTCCTCCAGTTGCCGGGTCTGCTCGGCCCGCTCCAGCGCCAGGTTCAGCCCTCGTCCGACGGCCCGCACCAGGGCTCGGTCGCGCTCGCTCCACTGCGGCGTGTTCTTGAGCCCGAAGAGCAGCAGGTGCCTGACCTTGCCGTTCACGACCAGGGGATAGGTCGCCGCGCTGCCGTATTCCTCGCTGGGTTCGATTCCCTCCCGCTCGGCGTCCCAGCCGTCGGTGAAGACCACCGTCCTCGTCCCCAGGGCGTGGCGAATGAAGGGGGTGCTGTCTGGCAGTCCGGCCCGGAGGCGATTGACCAGGGCTTCCCCGAGGTCCTCACTCCAGGCCTGGACCTTCCACAGGTTCCCGTCACGGGTGTAGTAGCCGGTGCTGCCGTCCTGAAAGCGGGTGCGCAGCACCGCGATGGCCTGCCGGGCGAGGGCCAGCAGGTCCGTCTCGGTGCCTACGGCTTCGGTAAAGGCCACAAAGGCCTCCTGGGCGCGGGCGTCCGCCTCAATCTGCTCGGTCCTGGCCTGGGCCTCCCGCTGCGCCTGTGCGCGTTCCAGGGCCAGGCCCAGGGTGGCCGCCGCCCTCCTCAGCAGGTCACGGTCGCCCTCCGGCCAGGGCCCGGCCCGGGGAGGGCGCCACACGCACAGGAACCCGGCCACCCCGTCCCCGGGCGCGTGAATCGGTTCCACCGCGAAGGCCAGCGTGGGCAGCCCCGCGAGCTGCCCGCCCGCCGCGGTGTAGTTCGCGTGGTACCCCGCTTCCCCCGTGCGGGCACACGCGGCGAGCAGGGTGGCTTCCTTCAGGGGGACGTCGCGCGTTTGCAGGGCGGTCATCGCAGGCACCGCTTCGCCCCAGATTGTGGGCACGCGGATCAGGCCGCCTTCCAAGCGCACGACCATCGCGCTGCTCGCGCCCAGCGCCTCCCCGAGTGGCCCCAGGGCCAGCGCGGCCACGTCCTCCGGGGAGTGGGCCGCTTGCAGGGCGTCGCCCAGGGCGGCGAGCACCTCGGCCCGCGAGCGGGCCGCCTCGGCTTCCCGGGTGCGTTCCTCGACCCGACGCTCCAGGGTGCGGTTCAGCTCCCGAATGTCTTCTTCCGCCTGTTTGCGTGCGGTGATGTCCTTGAAGTACACCGACAGTCCGTCCTCGGTCGGGTAGACGCTGATGTCCACCCAGACGTCCAGGATGGGTGACCTGGACTCCAGCCGCACCGCCCGCCGCTCCCGGGCGGCCCGCAGGTGCGCCTCGTAGGGGGCGCTGCCGACCGCTTGAGGAAACGCCTCCCAGTACACCTGACCGAGCAAGTCCTCGCGCCTTCTCCCCCAGAGGCGTTCGGCTTCCCGGTTGACGTAGGTGAAGCGCCAGTCGCGGTCCACGGCATAAAAGGCGTCGCTGACGCTCTCCAGGATGTCGGTCTTCTGCCTCGCTTCCTGCCTCAGGTGCTCCAGGGAGCGGACCCGCCCCAGGGCGACGGCGCACTGGGCGGCGAGGGTGCGCAGGAAGCGCCCTTCCTCGGGGGGGAAGGGGTGGGGTTCCTGGAAGTCGAGGAGGATGACGCCGAGGGGCCGGTCGTCGAGGACCATCGGCAGGACGGCGGTGGCGACCGGCGTGATCCCGCCCGTCCTGGCCTCCAACTCCGGGTAGGCGCGGGTCAGGTCGTCCGCACGCTCGAAGAAGAGGGGCTCACGGCGGTTCAGGGCGTCGCCCGCGGGGACGTTGCCGTCCAGGGGGCCATCCTGCCACAAGGTTTGAGCACCGGCTTCATAGCCCTGGATGGCGGCGATCCCCAGGCGCGTTCCCGCGTCGTCCACGAGGAGGACCGCTCCCGCGATGGCGTTCAGGGCGTCGAGGGCGGGCGTCAGGATGACCCCGAACACCTGCTCCGGGGTCTGGGCGGCGGCGAGGGCCTCGGTGACGGCTTGCAGGTGCTCGCTCAGGGCGACGCGCGCAGGGGCGTCGGCCCCGGGCTGGCTGGACATGCGCTCCAGAATACCGGCCCGGCTTCTGGACACCGTGCTCTGAGGTGAATTGTGGCGGCAAGCCTACCCCTGGCCGAAGTCAGGAAGCGCAGGCTTACGCCTGGGGTCTGGTCGTGGCGATCATCGCCGTGCTTGAGGAAGGTCAGGCCCACACCCTCAGGTAAGTTTCCCTTCTCCACTTTAAGAAACGTGCCAGACAGGCTACGAATGGCGTCTGGCACGTCTGGAGAATGGACTTCAGGCCGCTTCCAACCCAGTCATCCGAACCCGCTCCACCGACCGCCGGTACACCTGCGCCCCCTGCCAGAACAGGCAGGCCAGTGCGATGAGCGCGACCAGCGGAGCGAACTCGGCCGGGATGTTGTAGCGGTTCATCACGTCCTGGGCAGTATCGGGGATGGTGAACAGCTCGGCGGCACCCTCCTGAGCGCTGATGACCACCAGCACGGCCAGCACCAGCGGGATCAGCCGCGCACGCCGCCACGTCAGCGGAGCCGCCTGGCTCATCCGCTGTGCCGTCTGTTCGGCCCACAGGTCCACTCCGTCAGGGGAGATCAGCAGGGTCCAAATATCACGCATGGTCCTGTTCACTTCTCACGGTACGCGGTGCTTGGGCACGGAGTTCCCCTGTGCGAGGTTTACGGGCCGCGCCATCTGCCCGTTCGCCGTCCCGAAAGTGTCCGGGTACTGCCTCGCCAGCAACTCGGCGCGGGCCAGGGTCAGGGCCCCACTCGCCAGCCCGAACACAAAGGTGCCTCCCACCATCAGTATCAGGGAAGCCGGGAAGTGCAGCAGCGCACCGGTCCCCAGTCCGACGAACAGCACCAGGGTCAACGGGAGTGCCCTAAGTCTCGCCAGCAGCGGGACGAACAGCACCCGGCCTGGTAGGGCGGCCAGCCCGAGGAGGCCCGTGAGGCCCGCCGCGAGCCCAGGGGCGTACCCGGCGGCGAGGAGCAAGGGCGCGAGTTGCAGGCCCACCCCCACCGTCACGATCCGCGCGAGCGTGAAGGCCAGCGTCAGCCGCGCGAAGGTAGGGTCCGGGGTGAAGACCGGACGAGAAACGTTTGGCGTAATCCCTCCTACGGAAGGCAGCCCCCACCAGGCCAGGAGGCCGACGGCCCAGAGCAGCGCCGCCAGGCCCAACAACGTCTCAGAGAGGCCAGTCAACCCCAGCAGCGCGGTCGTGAGCGGCACGAAGATCGTGCTCGCCAGCCCGGCGACGAGCGTGATCGTCAGGGTAGCCCGAGTCCGGGCAGTGGCGCTCACCTGTTGCCCCAGGACGGTGAAGGCGGCCTCGTAGAAGGTCAGGGCCATCGCCCCCCGGCCAGCAGCCAGCCCAGCACAAAGGCCGGGTAGCTGGAGGTGCAGGCCAGCAGCACGAAGGCGAGACCGCCTAATACCGCCCCGCCACCCACCAGCACCCGGCCCCCGCGAGCGTCGAGGGCGCGACCGACCCTTGGGGCGATCAGCGCCGTGACCAGCAGGGCGAGGGTGAAGGCCAGGCCGGTCTGAGTGCGGGACCACCCGCGTTCGTGCTCGGCAGCGACCGCAAGAAGGGGCTGGGCGTAGTACAGGGCGCCGTAACTGACGGTGGTGAGAACGGCCAGCGTCCACACCAGGGAACGCTGACCGCGAGTGGACTCGGGCATCAGCCCAGGGAAATCAGGTCGGTTGTGGCCGGGCCACAGCACCCGCTCCCACTCGTGGGAGCACAGCACGACGCGGCCCCCACCGGCTCGGCGGTGGCAGCAGGCTGCCCGCAGGCGTCAGAAGCCTTGCACTGAACCCCGGGCATCCGCAGATGGACGATGACCCGCTCCCCCTGCGGCTCAACGTGCGTGACGTGGTACTGCATGGCGGGCAGGGCACTGTTCCCGTACTCGAAGCGCACCTCCGCCTCCCCGCGCACGGGCACGCTCTTTGCCACCTTGTCGTAGATGCCCAGGAACTTGCGGGTGGTCATCAAGCCCTCCCCCGCCTCCCGCGCGCTGCCATCCTTGAGCTGGATGACCGTCTCGCGCCAGGCGTCCGCCCACCCGCCGCAGTCCATCGCCTCGATAGTCACCGCCTTCACTTCCGTGACGTGGTAGCCAGGGCCGACCAGCCGCTCGCCGTGGAGCCAGAACTCCAGGGGGAGTTGAGGCCCTGCGCGCAGCGCGTCGAGCAGCGCGAGGGTGGAGGTGTGGTTCGCGAGTCCGGGGACGGTCTGGGTCATGGCGTTCTCCTTGAGAGGCAGGTGCATGAGAGTGGCGGACTGAGGGCAGGCGTCTTGAAATTCGCGCGAGGCGAGCAGCGCAGCGGGCGTCACCGAGCGGGGCACTCGGACGAAGCCGAAGCGCGGGAAGTAACCCTCGGCGGTGGTGGTGAGCAGGTAGAGATGCTGGAGGCCCAGGGCGCGGGCCTGGTCGAGCACCTCATCGACCAGCCGGGCGGCCACGCCCTGCCCCCGTGCCGATGGCGTGACGGCTACCGAGCGCAGCAGGCCCACCCTGTCGTGCGTCTCCAGCCCGGTGAGCCCGAGCAGTTGCCCGTCCCCGTCCTCGGCGAGGAGGAAGCCGCCCAGGTGCTCGCGGACGCCTGCCGTGGGCAGGTCAAGCGTGAAGAGCAACGCTTCAGCCGCAGGAAGATCAGCGGGACGTGCGCCTCGGGTCAGCATCCGCAGCCCCCCTCCCCGTCGAGTTCGGCCTGAAGCGCGGCGCTCAGGCCCGTGAGGAGCCGCAACGTCGCGGCCCGGTCGGCTTCCGGCAGGCGGGCCAGCACCCGGGCGGACTGGGCGTTGAGTTGAGCGTCAAGGTCCTGCGCGGCCTGGTGTCCCGCGTCGGTGAGGCGCAGAAGCAGGGCACGGCGGTCGCCCGGGTGCGGGGTCTTCACGAGCAACCCCTGTTCCACCAGGTCGTCGGTGCTGCGGCTGAGCCACGCTTTGTCCAGGTTCAACGTGCCGGTCAAGGCC contains:
- a CDS encoding GAF domain-containing protein; this encodes MSSQPGADAPARVALSEHLQAVTEALAAAQTPEQVFGVILTPALDALNAIAGAVLLVDDAGTRLGIAAIQGYEAGAQTLWQDGPLDGNVPAGDALNRREPLFFERADDLTRAYPELEARTGGITPVATAVLPMVLDDRPLGVILLDFQEPHPFPPEEGRFLRTLAAQCAVALGRVRSLEHLRQEARQKTDILESVSDAFYAVDRDWRFTYVNREAERLWGRRREDLLGQVYWEAFPQAVGSAPYEAHLRAARERRAVRLESRSPILDVWVDISVYPTEDGLSVYFKDITARKQAEEDIRELNRTLERRVEERTREAEAARSRAEVLAALGDALQAAHSPEDVAALALGPLGEALGASSAMVVRLEGGLIRVPTIWGEAVPAMTALQTRDVPLKEATLLAACARTGEAGYHANYTAAGGQLAGLPTLAFAVEPIHAPGDGVAGFLCVWRPPRAGPWPEGDRDLLRRAAATLGLALERAQAQREAQARTEQIEADARAQEAFVAFTEAVGTETDLLALARQAIAVLRTRFQDGSTGYYTRDGNLWKVQAWSEDLGEALVNRLRAGLPDSTPFIRHALGTRTVVFTDGWDAEREGIEPSEEYGSAATYPLVVNGKVRHLLLFGLKNTPQWSERDRALVRAVGRGLNLALERAEQTRQLEEEREALAAFARFTEGSTHITDALTLAQEAKDVLRATLGVEVGYSELEDGCWKGRTFSENTPPEVMAQSKQGFPADLPAFARPFTERDVVFVDGWDPQGAEHTEVYGAAALYPYFEDGQPHGLLTMGTSEARGWTERERTVFRSVGRRLALAFERAEGARQLQVQNAELDARTQALEGFADLSRDLTLHGEPGALIQRAQEIVRSLLPPGFAVYYELEHDLWRVRSQVDSHGSAELQAAVDAGLPREAPSLLTPFTTRQPLYQDAYAQGADTPAELVQHVQAVATLPLVVNGAAVGVFGVGLFEARRWSAADRAVLETVVRSLGLALERAQGMAHLAEERRKLEVANEELEAFAYSVSHDLRTPVRHIGSFNELLRKHLGEGLDAKAGRYLKIVDEATGRMNTLIDAMLDLSRTSRLPLQTGLVDLGELVRTVWAELEADVPGRQVDWLVSPLPLVRGDPHTLRQVMLNLLSNALKYTRGQDVARIEVWAEDRPGEWAVFVRDNGVGFDPRYADRLFGVFQRLHRHEEFEGTGVGLANVRRIIARHGGTVFAQGTPGRGATFGFTLPGPR
- a CDS encoding MFS transporter, yielding MPESTRGQRSLVWTLAVLTTVSYGALYYAQPLLAVAAEHERGWSRTQTGLAFTLALLVTALIAPRVGRALDARGGRVLVGGGAVLGGLAFVLLACTSSYPAFVLGWLLAGGRWP
- the arsN2 gene encoding arsenic resistance N-acetyltransferase ArsN2, with product MLTRGARPADLPAAEALLFTLDLPTAGVREHLGGFLLAEDGDGQLLGLTGLETHDRVGLLRSVAVTPSARGQGVAARLVDEVLDQARALGLQHLYLLTTTAEGYFPRFGFVRVPRSVTPAALLASREFQDACPQSATLMHLPLKENAMTQTVPGLANHTSTLALLDALRAGPQLPLEFWLHGERLVGPGYHVTEVKAVTIEAMDCGGWADAWRETVIQLKDGSAREAGEGLMTTRKFLGIYDKVAKSVPVRGEAEVRFEYGNSALPAMQYHVTHVEPQGERVIVHLRMPGVQCKASDACGQPAATAEPVGAASCCAPTSGSGCCGPATTDLISLG
- a CDS encoding MarR family winged helix-turn-helix transcriptional regulator, whose amino-acid sequence is MTVAKDNKVGEVGQTGALLRTVTRLFGELQQRNFACCDVQSATQCAILTTLEREGDQTLRALTGTLNLDKAWLSRSTDDLVEQGLLVKTPHPGDRRALLLRLTDAGHQAAQDLDAQLNAQSARVLARLPEADRAATLRLLTGLSAALQAELDGEGGCGC